The window GGCGGCCGGCCACCCCGCCCCGCCCGTGGCCCTCCGCCGGGCCCTGGCCTTCTGGACCCGGCTGCACGGCGTCCTGTCCCTGGAACTCGCGGGCCACTTCCGGGGGATGGGGATCGATCCCGCACAGCTCTTCGCCGCCGAACTGGACGAACTCTCCCGCCCGGACTAGACCCTGCCGCCGGGCCCGCCGCCGTTATGGGCCCTGCCGGGGCCGAGGCGGCGGTAGGCGGCGCGGGCGTGGGCCAGACGGGCCAGGGCCGTGCCCAGCAGGGTCGCGGCGAGCAGACAGGCGAGCCAGGTGGTGTCACGGTGCCCGGCCCAGGTGAGGGTGCCGGCGGGCGGGATGACGAAGCCGTTGAGGAACAGCCAGCACAGCAGGGCCGTACCAGGGGCGGCCGTGAAGCGCGCGCCAAGGCCGAGCAAGGCGGCCAGCAGGGACAGGGCGGGCAGGGCCAGTTCCGGACGGCCGGGCCCCACCACGGTGTTGAGCCCCGCCACCAGCGCCAACGCCCCCGCGAAGGCCCCGGCCCAGACCAACGGGGTCGCCACCGGCCGCGGGACGGGCCTGGCTCCGGTGCCCAGAGGCATCCACTTGATCATGCTGCCGCTTCCGCTCTGCCGGCCTGTTCCGAAGTGCTCGCCAGGGTGCCATCAACACCACCCCGGAGAAACACCGAATCCGGACAGTCGGCCAGGGGGAGTCGAGGGCGCGACCCCGGATATCGGCTCGCCCCGCGCCCCCGGGGTGCGTACGGTCGCGTCGCAGACGTCGCGAGAGTGGGGGGACCGTGGCCAGGAGGCGTTACGTCGCCAGGGGTGTGCCCGGGGGCTATCGCGTCTGGGACAACCGGGGCCGGCGCTGGTGGGGCGACCTCTACGAGCTGTGTCCCGACGATCTTCTGACCGAGCTCAACGGGCAGGCGGACCAGGCCCGGATCACCGCGCTGATGAAGCGCTACCGGGCACAGAAGCGCTAGACGCTCGCCCCGCGGGTCAGCGCGGACGGCGCAGCCCCGTGACGAGGAGGCCGACCAAGCGGCGGGCGTCGTAGCGGGGGTCGTGGTCCGCGCCGATGCAGAGGTTGCCCACGCCGCGCATCAGCTCGTACGCCTCGATGACGGAGTCGATCTCGCCCGCGTCGGCCGAGGCGGTGAGCAACTCGGCGCAGACTGGCACGAGTCGGTCGATGAAGTAGGCGTGCAGCGCGTCGAAGCCGGCGTCGTCGGAGTGCAGGGCGGCGGCGAGGCCGTGCTTGGTCACCAGGAAGTCGACGAAGAGGTCGATCCACTGCCGCAGTGCGGCGTGCGGGGTCGCGGCGCTCGCCAGCAGGGCCGGACCGGCCTCGGCACAGGCGTCGACCTGATGCCGGTACACGGCGATGATGAGGTCCGCCCGGTTGGGGAAGTGCCGGTAGATCGTGCCCACCCCGACCCCGGCCCTGGCCGCGATGTCACGTACCGGCGCCTCCACGCCCGAGGTGACGAAGACCGCGGCGGCCGCGTCGAGCAGCGTCGCCTTGTTGCGCCGGGCGTCCTTCCGCCGGGACGGGGCCGCGCGCCCTTCGTCCTCGCCACTGCCGTTCACCGCGTCACTCCTCATCGGAACTCACACTTGCCGAAACGGAACAGCGTTCCGTATCGTCGTAAGCGGAACAGCGTTCCGCTTCATTCATGATGCCAGAGGAGACACGGTCATGCAGTACCGCACCCTGGGCCGCACCGGCGTACAGGTCAGCTCCCTCGCGCTCGGCGCGATGAACTTCGGCCGGATCGGACGCACCACCCAGGACGAGGCCACCGCCCTCGTCGACGCCGCCCTGGAGGCGGGGATCAACCTCATCGACACCGCCGACAGGTACAGCGGCGGCGAGTCCGAGGAGATGGTCGGCAAGGCCATCGCGGGCCGCCGCGACGACATCGTGCTGGCCACGAAGGCGAGCATGCCGATGAGCGACGAGCGCAACCACCAGGGCGCCTCGCG of the Streptomyces koelreuteriae genome contains:
- a CDS encoding TetR/AcrR family transcriptional regulator is translated as MNGSGEDEGRAAPSRRKDARRNKATLLDAAAAVFVTSGVEAPVRDIAARAGVGVGTIYRHFPNRADLIIAVYRHQVDACAEAGPALLASAATPHAALRQWIDLFVDFLVTKHGLAAALHSDDAGFDALHAYFIDRLVPVCAELLTASADAGEIDSVIEAYELMRGVGNLCIGADHDPRYDARRLVGLLVTGLRRPR